The Acutalibacter muris genomic sequence GTTCATACTGGGGGTGCTGCTGTCCCTGGGCAGGGGGAGCCTTGGCCAGGCGGTGTTCAACGCCACTCTGATGGGCATGATGGGCGACGCCTTCTACCGCCTGAGCACCTTCCTCCTGCTGGCCCAGCGGAACCTTGTGTCCATAGAGCGGGTGGAATCGCTGTTATCCGAGCCCCTTGAGGATCTGGACAGGGGCTCGGATAGTGTCAGCACCGAGGGTGAAACGGCGGTGGAGCTTCGGGACGTGTGCTTCTCCTACGACGGCAAAAGCAACGCCATCGACCACCTCTCCCTCACCCTCCGGCGGGGGGAACATCTGGCTGTGGTGGGCGGCTCCGGCGGCGGGAAGTCCACCCTTATAAAGCTCCTTGAGGGCTTCTACGCCCCGGACAGCGGGGAGATAGCCTGGTTCGGGCAGACCGGCCTGTCCCTTCGGGCCATACGAAGCCTCTTTGGCTATGTGCCCCAGGAGTGCGGCCTTTTCGACGGGGCCATCGGCGAGAACATCGCCCTATGCCGGCCGGACGCATCGCAGGAGGAGGTGGAATCTGCCGCTAAGGCGGCGGATATCCATGAGACCATACTCTCCCTCCCCAACGGCTACAACACCCTGGCGGGCGAGGGCGGCGGCAGGCTCTCCGGCGGCCAGCGCCAGCGGGCAGCCATCGCCCGGGCGCTCCTCAAGGGCTCGCCCATACTCCTGCTGGACGAGGCCACCGCCTCGCTGGACTCTGAGGTAGAGCGGGAGGTACAGGCCTGCATCGAGCGGGTGTCCCGAGGTATGACCACCGTGACCGTGGCCCACAGGCTGAGCACGGTGGAGAACGCCGACCGCATCCTGGTGCTGGAGGGGGGCAGGATCGTGGAGGAGGGGGACTTTGCAGGGCTTATGGATATGAGGGGGAGGTTCTGGGAGATCTATGAGGGGCAGATGAGAGAGGAGGAAATAATGGGGTATTTAGAGAGATAGTTGCAAATCAGGCTTATTTATGATATACTGGAAACACAAACAATAAGGGGGGATCGTATATGTGTACTGCCGAGCAGTTGAATGTATTGAAAGCCGATCTGGTTAATAAATATTCCAGCTTATTTGGAAACTCTCTGCGGCAAGTCATTTTATACGGTTCCTATGCCCGGGGTGATTTTAACGAAGAATCGGATGTAGATGTGGCTGCTCTTGTGGACTGTCCACGGGAAACGCTCCAAAGAGCGTTTGAACAGTTAGGTGAGATTTCTTCGGAGTTAAGTCTGGCCTATGGGATCACCGTTTCGCCAACTGCTATCCCATTTGCGGATTTTCAGAACTATCAGGATGCATTACCTTACTACCGCAATATTCGCAACGAGGGGGTGCAGTTATATGCCTGACGTTAAATGGAGAGAGCTTTCCGATTACAGAATTGAAACGGCGAAAGAAACGCTGGAAACCGCCAGACTTCTTTATGAAAATGCGCGATACAAAGATAGCGTCAATCGCTCCTATTACACGATATTTCCATAGTATGCGGGCGGTTCTCGCGCTGGAAGGTGTTGACTATAAAAAGCATTCTGGCGTGATTGCCCATTTCAGAGAAAATTATGTTAAACCGGGTATATTCTCGAAAGAATTATCCGCCATTATCGGGCAAGCGGCTTTGATTCGCAATCAAAGCGATTATGAGGATTTCTTTCTCGTGTCGGCTGAGGATGCTGAAAAACAGTTGCTTGTTGCAGCCGAGTTCTATGCGGCCGTATCTAATTATTTGCAGACCGGGGAAAACCAATTATAGCACTTTATTCTAATTTCCGCTTTTCTATGTTTAGCGGTGCAAATTTTGGCTGTGGAACTCATTCCTTGGGGCTTGAGATTTTCGGATATCATCAATAAAGCATCAAAACTTCTCGGAACGAAAATCGAAGAAACACAAACGGCTCAACCGCGCGGAAAACTGACTGCCATATGTTCGCTGATGTCTTTTCCACATCCACTCCAAAACCGCGTGCCGAGGGTTCGAATCCTTCTGCCCCTGCCACAGATATGGCCCGGAATTCCTTGGAATTCCGGGCTTTTCTCGTGTTTTGGGGCGGTGGGCTGCGGTCTGTCGAGCCGCTCTCTATGGCGTGTATTTTGCGCTTTTTTCGCATCTGGTCGCATCCGTTTCTAACTTTTCCGTTTGGCACAGCATCAATAAATCATCAAAAATTAGGGGTGGTCTCTCCCCTGGGCTGGCTTGCTCCTGCTAAAAATTGAATCCGTCTGTTATTCCTTGTAGGCGGGTGGTGTCTTTTTTGACGTAGTACATCTCGGTGATTTGCGAGGTGCTGTGGCCCAGGAGGTCGGCCACCTGCCGGGGCGAGAGTGCTTTGATGGTGCCGTCGGGCTGTTTCACGCCGTTTATCAGTTGGGTCGCAAAATGATGTCTTAAACTGTGCAATCCTTTCTGATCTATGCCCGCTGCTTTCAAAATCCGGTAGTACCTCTTGCGGAAGTTCACCGGCCTGGTGTAGCCGCCCTTCTCGTCGCTCACGAGGGGGGCTGTGGGGCCGAAGTCGCGTTCTTGGCGCAACTCCCTTACCGCCTGCACTGCGGCCTGATTCAGGGGCACACGGCGTTTGCTGGTGGCGGTCTTTGTTTTGCCCACCTTCACTTCCCGGCCCGGGACGTAGTCTGTTCCATCGCGCCTACAAACTTCCTTTACGTTTTGGTGCACCTCAAGATATTTATGCTCCAGGTCAATGTCGCTGTTGAGCAGGCCAAGCAGTTCCCCGGTACGCAGGCCGGTGTTCAGCATGAGGATGTAGGCCGCTGGCTGCTGGTATTTCGGCTTGCCGTTACTGAATTTACTGAACGCCTCAGCCTTGAATTTCTCTATTTCCTCTGGCGTGAACACTGTGACCGTTTCCTGTGTGGGCAGGTCTTCTTTGTTCTGCGCAGCCATGAAGTTTGACTTCTTTATCATGGGTACGCTGTTCATAGGGTTCTTTTGCAGGATTTCTTGCTGAGCCAGGTAGCGGAAATACTCGTTGAGGACGATGTACACTTTTTTGACTGTGGTGTAGGCGTAGCCCTCGCCCATCCAGTGGTTCAAAACTTCCTTGAGGTCGGCTGCGGTGATGTCGCCTACCACCTTTTCTCCGAGCAGAGGGAAAATCTGATGCTCCACTGTACATTCGCAACGGTCGTAGGTCGTGCGCTCCACTGAGGGAAATTTGAACACTTGGAGCCAGTGGGTCATGCTCTCCTTGAGTGTCTTGTGGGATTCATCGGACTCCTGCAATTCTTCGTTAAAGGCCGCAACGTAGTCGGTCATCTTCTTAGTGACTTCCACCTTGGTGGTCCCGGAGAAGGATTTGCGCTTGCGCTCTCCTCGCTCATCCATGTACCAAACTGTACCACCCCAACGGTCATCCGTTCGCTTAAAGGCCTTTCCATTTGTGAGCAGTTTCTTTTGTGCCATGCTTGTCAGCCTCCTTTCGTCAACAACACAACATACCACACCTTGCCGCGAAAGTCTACTAACATTTTTCTTACTTTTTCTGCCCTCCCGAAAAAGCTCTTTCTTTGTTTATGCGGCGCAAATTTTGAGCGCCGAGCAAAGCCATTCCAACTCCCCTTTAGGGGGCAGGGGGAGAGCCGGGAACTCCCGGCTCATGCGGACGGCGTATAGCCGGACGCTATGCTTGCCCTGCCCCATGGGCAGGCTTTCTCGTGCATATACTTGCACTTCCTCTCGCATAACTGCGTCTTCTTGACCGACCCCTGATTTTCAGAAAGAAAAATCTCTTAGTTTGTCCTAACGGTCGGCTCTGCCGCCCGATGTCACCTGCGCGGTATACCCCGCGCTTTAACCTGCTTGTCTTTTTGACCGTTTCCTGCGCCTTTTGAGGCTGGATAATCTTTCATAGTCCTGCATATCTGCTTTTTGTATATCCTGATAATCGTTCTATTCACAAATTCTTTACATTCGCACTACTACAATAGTCTTGACAGCTCTCGCACTATTGTGATAGTATAATAGCACAAACTATTGCAATAGTTTCAAAGAAAGGACCGATAAAAATGCCAATCAAGCTATTCGACTCCGAACTGAAAGTCATGAACGTCCTCTGGCGCGGCGGCGACCACACCGCCAAGGAAATTTCCGACATCCTTAAGGCCGAGACCAACTGGAACATGAACACCACCTATACCGTCATCAAAAAGTGTATCGCCAAGGGGGCTATCGAGCGCAGTGAGCCTGGCTTTCTCTGTCACGCCCTCATTCCAAAGGAATCCGTGCAGGAGGCCGAGACCGACGAGCTCATAGGCAAGCTGTACGACGGCTCGGTGGATAAGCTGTTCGCCGCGCTGCTGGGGCGCAAAAAGCTCTCGGCGGAGCAAATTAACCGGCTGAAACAGATGGTTGAGGGCGAGGTGGAGAAATGAGCCTCCTGCAAATGAGCCTGTCCGGCGCGGCCATGATTTTGGCGATCCTGCTGGTCCGAACGCTGGCTCTACAACGGCTACCCA encodes the following:
- a CDS encoding ABC transporter ATP-binding protein codes for the protein MKKTPALKLYIRAFSYLGPDKGLYVLGVLMSCCEFALLFALPYVNQALIDMVTGARSGNIMLTMLLMLGLFLLLVPPVVYGAFLRAKCSQRSVARVQKRIFGHICRMPHGAQVRYRTGDYITRLSDDAGRCGNMLGGFSVVQLLRFIAVFPATLILLLINDWRIALISLAYGGVNIALSMYLNPKAKGQEAVAKEEIDSSASFLVEAMRNIPVIRVFVMQKALGERYREICGRVREKRIRYQDWIGLTYGVVDFFAQSAQAVGFILGVLLSLGRGSLGQAVFNATLMGMMGDAFYRLSTFLLLAQRNLVSIERVESLLSEPLEDLDRGSDSVSTEGETAVELRDVCFSYDGKSNAIDHLSLTLRRGEHLAVVGGSGGGKSTLIKLLEGFYAPDSGEIAWFGQTGLSLRAIRSLFGYVPQECGLFDGAIGENIALCRPDASQEEVESAAKAADIHETILSLPNGYNTLAGEGGGRLSGGQRQRAAIARALLKGSPILLLDEATASLDSEVEREVQACIERVSRGMTTVTVAHRLSTVENADRILVLEGGRIVEEGDFAGLMDMRGRFWEIYEGQMREEEIMGYLER
- a CDS encoding nucleotidyltransferase domain-containing protein, coding for MCTAEQLNVLKADLVNKYSSLFGNSLRQVILYGSYARGDFNEESDVDVAALVDCPRETLQRAFEQLGEISSELSLAYGITVSPTAIPFADFQNYQDALPYYRNIRNEGVQLYA
- a CDS encoding HEPN domain-containing protein, whose amino-acid sequence is MPDVKWRELSDYRIETAKETLETARLLYENARYKDSVNRSYYTIFP
- a CDS encoding HEPN domain-containing protein; its protein translation is MKMRDTKIASIAPITRYFHSMRAVLALEGVDYKKHSGVIAHFRENYVKPGIFSKELSAIIGQAALIRNQSDYEDFFLVSAEDAEKQLLVAAEFYAAVSNYLQTGENQL
- a CDS encoding tyrosine-type recombinase/integrase, with translation MAQKKLLTNGKAFKRTDDRWGGTVWYMDERGERKRKSFSGTTKVEVTKKMTDYVAAFNEELQESDESHKTLKESMTHWLQVFKFPSVERTTYDRCECTVEHQIFPLLGEKVVGDITAADLKEVLNHWMGEGYAYTTVKKVYIVLNEYFRYLAQQEILQKNPMNSVPMIKKSNFMAAQNKEDLPTQETVTVFTPEEIEKFKAEAFSKFSNGKPKYQQPAAYILMLNTGLRTGELLGLLNSDIDLEHKYLEVHQNVKEVCRRDGTDYVPGREVKVGKTKTATSKRRVPLNQAAVQAVRELRQERDFGPTAPLVSDEKGGYTRPVNFRKRYYRILKAAGIDQKGLHSLRHHFATQLINGVKQPDGTIKALSPRQVADLLGHSTSQITEMYYVKKDTTRLQGITDGFNF
- a CDS encoding BlaI/MecI/CopY family transcriptional regulator — its product is MPIKLFDSELKVMNVLWRGGDHTAKEISDILKAETNWNMNTTYTVIKKCIAKGAIERSEPGFLCHALIPKESVQEAETDELIGKLYDGSVDKLFAALLGRKKLSAEQINRLKQMVEGEVEK